From a single Acidobacteriota bacterium genomic region:
- a CDS encoding cytidine deaminase, with protein MKHTKEELIAAAADVRTRAFAPYSNFRVGAAVETEGGEIYTGCNVESASYGLTMCAERVAIFSAVAAGHKRIKRISVVAESDELTAPCGACRQVIWEFGGDIPVTLSNLNGKTETIQMSELLPKAFDSTFLK; from the coding sequence ATGAAGCACACGAAAGAGGAACTTATCGCGGCGGCAGCGGATGTGAGAACTCGTGCTTTCGCGCCTTATTCAAATTTCAGGGTCGGGGCCGCTGTCGAAACCGAAGGCGGTGAGATCTACACCGGGTGCAACGTAGAATCAGCCAGCTACGGCCTGACGATGTGCGCGGAGCGTGTGGCGATCTTTTCAGCGGTCGCGGCCGGTCATAAACGCATCAAACGGATCTCGGTCGTGGCAGAAAGCGACGAACTGACGGCACCATGCGGAGCCTGTCGGCAAGTGATCTGGGAATTCGGCGGCGACATTCCGGTGACATTATCCAACCTCAATGGCAAGACCGAAACTATCCAGATGAGCGAACTTCTTCCGAAGGCCTTTGATTCGACATTTTTGAAATGA
- a CDS encoding TonB family protein, with protein MPLNVKKGILAAVISLSFSNAIIFAQSQQSSEPVETPKPTEQPAIRTPAEVMRDRIANARAQLAVRNHTSAIFELENIRKETGDLSIHSVVNVMLMNGYLEQGNYRKAKEFLESHFTDYKNRNEAASTLYPPIAGQVIKGARSQAERYRALGLQVTDKNLPTEALKYVEQMRALLELVVEQAKETSKDESCAPMALPLLEEATSARSLYSPDEYDARRWRDELADAREQLATQRSTVLTAVAGTPQQPVELIPVQTVALNAPVQRPVPPATTNGSSKLPTDEPDSTDKTEAVEVPNKESREPVAEPAEIVPAGQIEVGSLVPFATNRPQPVYPSAARQVRASGVVRVEVVVDEDGQVAAIQNTVGHTMLQAAARDAIMKWRFRPFKRDGQPVRATGFVNFNFSL; from the coding sequence ATGCCGTTAAACGTCAAAAAGGGAATACTCGCGGCAGTAATTAGCCTGAGTTTTTCCAACGCCATCATATTTGCACAATCACAGCAGTCATCTGAACCTGTCGAAACGCCGAAGCCGACCGAGCAACCCGCGATCAGAACACCGGCAGAGGTGATGCGTGATCGCATTGCGAACGCTCGGGCGCAGCTCGCGGTTCGGAATCACACATCTGCAATTTTTGAACTCGAGAATATTAGGAAAGAGACCGGCGATCTTTCGATCCACTCCGTTGTCAATGTAATGTTGATGAATGGATATCTGGAGCAGGGAAATTACCGAAAGGCCAAAGAATTTTTGGAGAGCCACTTCACCGACTACAAGAATCGGAACGAGGCAGCTTCGACGCTTTATCCTCCGATCGCGGGGCAGGTAATTAAGGGGGCTCGTTCGCAGGCCGAGCGCTACCGGGCGTTGGGCCTTCAGGTAACCGACAAGAACTTGCCAACCGAAGCTCTGAAATATGTGGAGCAAATGCGGGCATTGCTTGAGCTTGTTGTTGAGCAAGCAAAGGAAACGAGTAAAGATGAGTCGTGTGCTCCAATGGCCTTGCCCCTGCTTGAGGAGGCGACATCGGCTCGGAGCCTTTACTCGCCTGATGAGTACGATGCACGGCGATGGCGTGACGAACTTGCCGATGCACGCGAACAACTTGCGACGCAGCGAAGCACTGTTCTGACGGCCGTTGCCGGAACGCCGCAACAGCCGGTGGAATTGATCCCGGTTCAGACCGTCGCCTTGAACGCTCCTGTTCAGAGGCCAGTACCGCCTGCAACAACAAACGGATCGAGTAAGCTGCCCACAGACGAGCCAGACTCGACGGATAAAACAGAAGCTGTAGAAGTACCGAATAAAGAAAGTAGGGAGCCGGTGGCCGAACCTGCGGAAATTGTTCCCGCCGGACAGATCGAAGTCGGATCGCTTGTGCCCTTTGCAACGAATAGGCCGCAGCCGGTATATCCATCGGCGGCGCGGCAAGTGAGGGCATCAGGTGTCGTTCGAGTAGAGGTGGTCGTAGACGAGGATGGACAAGTGGCGGCGATCCAGAACACAGTCGGGCACACAATGCTTCAAGCGGCAGCTCGTGATGCCATAATGAAATGGCGTTTTCGGCCGTTCAAGCGAGATGGCCAACCAGTCCGGGCAACGGGCTTTGTAAACTTCAATTTCTCACTCTAA
- a CDS encoding STAS domain-containing protein, with protein MAEVSSQVLSDSQGTATVFAGDYLNKLTGERIERECRTKLNEGCREIVVDFSGTELVNSIGISILMGVIDAASGIGAKVVFAEPNEMTTELFDMLGLTRHVEIRA; from the coding sequence ATGGCCGAAGTCAGCAGCCAAGTGCTCTCCGACTCGCAGGGTACCGCTACGGTTTTTGCGGGCGACTATCTCAACAAGCTCACCGGCGAACGCATTGAACGCGAATGCCGGACGAAATTGAATGAAGGCTGTCGAGAGATCGTCGTCGATTTTTCTGGGACAGAACTCGTCAACAGCATCGGCATTTCGATCCTGATGGGCGTTATCGATGCCGCATCCGGTATCGGAGCAAAGGTCGTGTTTGCAGAACCCAATGAGATGACAACGGAGTTATTTGACATGCTGGGCCTCACGCGGCATGTCGAGATCAGGGCTTGA
- a CDS encoding ABC transporter permease, with protein sequence MNILREVLWPLLAVVLAFIVGGVIILLLGDDPINAYAWLLSSSFGSMRDIGWTLHYATPLIFTGLAVAVAFRCGLLNIGAEGQLYVAAFATAWVGIKLGGTVVGTESWAWASLPAFLLVPLCVLAAVLVGGLWGAIPGYLKARFGSHEVINTIMLNFIAIALVSYLTQYHFKNPGPILETPPIGEAATIPRLNEFFGFLSPDVPLNIAFFLALLMCVVVYVFLWKTKWGYELRAVGENPSAAEYGGISPKKQIILAMTISGALAGMVSIGEVMGTRNNYYHDFSAQWGFLGIAVALLGRNHPLGILIAAIFFGVLLRGEIFVDAFTRYVSKDLGFVLQAIMILFVACFQRYTRR encoded by the coding sequence ATGAATATTCTCCGTGAGGTCCTTTGGCCGTTACTCGCTGTCGTCCTGGCGTTTATCGTTGGTGGTGTGATCATTTTGCTTCTCGGCGATGATCCGATCAACGCTTACGCTTGGCTGCTCTCATCTTCGTTCGGATCGATGCGCGACATCGGCTGGACCTTGCACTATGCCACTCCGCTAATCTTCACCGGGCTGGCGGTCGCGGTCGCATTTCGATGCGGGCTCTTGAACATCGGTGCCGAGGGCCAGCTTTACGTTGCTGCGTTCGCCACCGCCTGGGTCGGAATCAAGCTTGGCGGTACGGTAGTTGGAACTGAAAGTTGGGCGTGGGCGAGTTTGCCGGCTTTTCTTCTGGTACCGCTGTGTGTTTTGGCAGCCGTTCTGGTTGGCGGATTGTGGGGGGCGATCCCGGGTTACCTAAAGGCCCGTTTCGGTTCGCATGAGGTGATCAACACGATCATGCTCAACTTCATCGCCATCGCCCTCGTCAGCTACCTGACGCAATATCATTTCAAGAATCCGGGCCCGATCCTAGAAACGCCGCCAATAGGCGAGGCCGCGACGATACCGAGGCTGAATGAGTTCTTCGGGTTTCTGTCTCCGGACGTTCCTTTGAACATCGCCTTCTTTCTCGCGCTTCTAATGTGCGTGGTCGTTTATGTTTTCTTATGGAAAACGAAGTGGGGTTATGAGCTGCGAGCCGTCGGTGAGAATCCATCCGCGGCCGAGTACGGCGGCATTTCACCAAAGAAGCAGATAATTCTGGCGATGACGATCTCGGGAGCCCTCGCTGGGATGGTTTCGATCGGGGAAGTGATGGGTACGCGTAATAACTACTATCACGATTTTTCCGCTCAGTGGGGTTTCCTCGGGATTGCTGTCGCACTGCTTGGCCGAAATCATCCGTTAGGCATTCTGATCGCAGCCATCTTCTTTGGTGTGCTGCTTCGCGGGGAGATCTTTGTTGATGCATTTACCCGCTACGTTTCAAAGGATCTCGGCTTTGTGCTGCAGGCAATAATGATCCTTTTTGTTGCATGCTTTCAGAGGTATACACGGCGGTAG
- a CDS encoding HD domain-containing protein: MKLQEMRSTNFSRFAAERNKLVHTFGALAEIGQEVSNKHNFQETVRTSLHLVLGSLGIMRGGVVRYTRFEHELNMVSGRGLGDDFPFVMSLCYEDERQFLANGLYPIDCDQAKVLPFFQIYDRSLEQSKIQLFVPLVVRDELLGGLFLGEKASGEQYTSHDKEIICAMGRHIAVAVSQRNLMAELERRADENRRLYDDLKMTYKDTVQAFAAAIDRKDKYTEGHSVRVGKYSEVIARELGWGDEEVEGAAFAGYLHDIGKITVERKIINAPYRINAKESTELNKHPGAGFEILQPIRHPYAGVPLAAKYHHERLDGRGYPDGLYDRDIPYIAKVVNLADAFDAMTSDRPYRRRRSVPEVFEDLQRNTGKQFAPELVTALLRGMMKELSGNSTDKIFRKLLGREYMESEGLMPIVRTALNGIAPTSPLTFVASK; this comes from the coding sequence ATGAAACTTCAGGAAATGCGATCAACGAATTTCAGCCGATTTGCGGCCGAGCGCAACAAACTTGTACACACCTTTGGAGCGCTCGCTGAAATTGGTCAGGAAGTTTCAAATAAGCACAACTTTCAGGAAACGGTTCGGACCTCGCTTCATTTAGTTCTTGGCTCGCTCGGGATCATGCGGGGCGGAGTCGTTCGCTATACTCGGTTCGAGCATGAATTGAATATGGTTTCCGGACGCGGACTTGGAGATGATTTCCCGTTCGTGATGTCGCTTTGCTACGAGGACGAGCGGCAATTTCTGGCGAATGGCCTCTATCCTATTGATTGCGATCAAGCAAAAGTACTTCCCTTTTTCCAAATTTACGATCGAAGCTTGGAACAGTCCAAGATCCAGCTTTTTGTCCCTTTGGTCGTTCGTGATGAACTTCTCGGCGGGTTGTTCCTCGGTGAAAAAGCGAGCGGAGAGCAATACACTTCTCACGACAAAGAGATTATCTGTGCAATGGGCCGGCACATCGCAGTCGCCGTCTCGCAGCGGAACCTGATGGCCGAGCTTGAGCGCCGTGCTGACGAGAATCGTCGACTTTACGACGACCTCAAAATGACCTATAAAGATACGGTCCAGGCTTTCGCGGCGGCGATCGATCGAAAAGACAAATACACCGAAGGCCATTCTGTCCGGGTCGGCAAATATTCAGAAGTGATCGCCCGAGAGCTCGGTTGGGGTGATGAAGAGGTCGAGGGAGCAGCCTTTGCCGGTTACCTGCATGACATCGGCAAGATCACGGTCGAACGTAAGATCATCAATGCTCCCTATCGGATAAATGCGAAGGAATCAACCGAGCTGAATAAGCATCCCGGGGCTGGCTTTGAGATCCTACAACCTATACGACATCCGTATGCGGGTGTGCCGCTGGCCGCAAAATACCACCACGAAAGGCTGGACGGACGCGGATATCCCGACGGGCTTTACGACCGCGATATCCCCTACATTGCTAAGGTTGTGAACCTGGCAGATGCTTTCGATGCGATGACCTCTGATCGGCCCTATCGCCGGCGAAGGTCGGTTCCCGAAGTTTTTGAAGACCTTCAGAGAAATACGGGTAAGCAATTTGCTCCGGAGCTCGTTACGGCGCTCCTCCGCGGAATGATGAAGGAACTCTCGGGAAACTCCACGGACAAGATCTTCCGCAAACTTCTAGGGCGTGAGTATATGGAGAGCGAAGGCCTGATGCCGATAGTTAGAACGGCCCTCAATGGCATCGCCCCCACGTCGCCGCTAACCTTCGTGGCGTCGAAATGA
- the udk gene encoding uridine kinase, with protein sequence MIIGICGGTGSGKTTIARAIVDAVGRENVVLVEQDSYYRNLADMPLDERHQANFDHPDSIDSDMLVHHLVRLKQGLVVEMPLYDFKTHTRSDEIETIRPKPVVIVEGILIFAEPRVLDLLDMRVYVDTPDDIRFIRRLRRDIAERGRTVDSVIDQYYRTVRPMHFEFVEPSKRHADVILPEGSNTGISIELLCSLVREKLVKEVAAQS encoded by the coding sequence ATGATCATAGGCATCTGTGGAGGAACGGGCTCGGGCAAGACGACCATCGCGCGAGCGATAGTCGATGCCGTCGGGCGCGAGAACGTGGTGCTGGTCGAACAGGACAGCTATTATCGAAACCTTGCGGATATGCCGCTCGATGAACGGCATCAGGCGAACTTCGATCATCCGGATTCGATCGACAGCGACATGCTGGTCCATCACCTCGTCCGGCTGAAGCAGGGGCTTGTAGTTGAAATGCCGTTGTACGACTTCAAGACCCACACACGCAGCGACGAGATAGAGACGATCAGGCCCAAGCCGGTAGTTATTGTCGAGGGGATCCTTATCTTCGCAGAACCGCGAGTTTTGGACCTGCTCGATATGCGGGTGTATGTTGATACCCCGGACGACATCCGGTTCATTCGCCGACTGCGGCGCGACATTGCCGAACGCGGGCGGACGGTCGATTCTGTGATCGACCAATATTATCGCACGGTTCGGCCGATGCATTTTGAATTTGTCGAGCCATCGAAACGGCATGCGGACGTCATCCTACCGGAAGGCTCGAATACCGGGATCAGCATCGAACTGCTGTGCAGTTTGGTGCGCGAAAAGCTTGTCAAGGAAGTGGCCGCGCAGAGCTAA
- a CDS encoding amidohydrolase produces MKRIFVSCVLTISLFSSATTFVWAQPGHQRVDMLIVGGTVVTMDGSRRVIVDGAVAISGDTITAVGTRAELTRSHKATRTIDASGKVIVPGLINTHTHIPMTLFRGIGDDMDLQEWLTKYIFPAEAKNVDEAFVRAGTRLGLAEMIRGGTTTYADMYYFEDAIADETSKAGVRGVLGQTVIDFPVPDAKTFAEGLEVTEKFIKKWQGHALITPAIAPHAPYTVSENNLTDARAMSDRLKAPLLIHLAEADTETKAIQEKYDGKRPIEFLESINFFNDRTIAAHVVHANEAELDILKRRNVGIGHNPHSNMKLASGVAPVPMMLAKDMNVGLGTDGAASNNDLNLWEEMDTAAKLHKVFSSDPKVVSAVQVFEMATIRGARALHMADSIGSIEASKLADIVIVDMDGLHQTPMYNIYSHLVYATKSTDVRTVIIHGRIVMQDRRLLTLNENAIKTEAIAYRKKIVESLKN; encoded by the coding sequence ATGAAAAGGATTTTTGTCAGTTGTGTTTTAACTATATCTCTCTTTTCTTCCGCGACTACGTTCGTTTGGGCACAGCCAGGGCACCAGCGCGTTGACATGCTGATCGTCGGCGGAACCGTCGTTACGATGGACGGTTCGCGACGGGTGATCGTTGACGGAGCGGTCGCGATATCGGGGGACACGATAACGGCCGTTGGGACGCGTGCCGAGTTGACACGAAGCCACAAAGCGACGAGAACCATCGACGCAAGCGGCAAGGTCATCGTCCCTGGCTTGATAAACACGCACACTCATATTCCGATGACGCTTTTCCGTGGGATCGGAGACGACATGGATCTGCAGGAATGGCTCACCAAATATATCTTCCCCGCTGAGGCGAAGAACGTTGACGAGGCTTTCGTGAGGGCAGGTACTCGGCTCGGGCTTGCTGAGATGATCCGTGGCGGAACTACGACGTACGCGGACATGTATTACTTTGAAGATGCGATCGCCGACGAGACCTCGAAGGCCGGCGTTCGGGGAGTTCTGGGGCAGACGGTTATCGATTTTCCCGTGCCCGATGCTAAGACGTTTGCTGAAGGCCTCGAGGTCACAGAAAAGTTCATCAAGAAATGGCAGGGACATGCTTTGATCACACCTGCTATCGCGCCGCATGCTCCTTACACTGTTTCCGAAAACAATTTAACTGACGCTCGTGCGATGTCCGACCGGCTGAAAGCTCCACTTCTCATTCACCTTGCCGAGGCAGATACCGAGACAAAAGCAATTCAGGAAAAATACGACGGTAAAAGGCCGATAGAATTCCTCGAGAGCATTAATTTCTTCAACGACCGGACGATCGCTGCACACGTCGTCCACGCGAATGAAGCCGAGCTCGATATCTTGAAACGCCGCAACGTTGGCATCGGGCATAATCCGCATTCGAATATGAAGCTCGCATCCGGCGTGGCTCCCGTCCCGATGATGCTTGCAAAGGATATGAACGTCGGGCTCGGAACCGACGGAGCCGCTTCTAACAACGACCTGAACCTATGGGAAGAGATGGACACCGCGGCAAAACTGCACAAGGTCTTTTCCTCTGACCCAAAGGTAGTGTCCGCTGTACAGGTCTTTGAAATGGCGACGATTCGCGGAGCTCGGGCTCTTCACATGGCTGATAGTATCGGTTCGATCGAAGCCAGCAAGCTTGCGGATATCGTAATCGTCGATATGGACGGGCTTCATCAAACGCCGATGTACAACATTTATTCCCATCTGGTTTACGCGACGAAATCGACCGACGTTCGCACCGTAATCATCCACGGCCGCATTGTCATGCAGGACCGACGTTTGCTCACGTTAAACGAAAATGCTATAAAAACGGAAGCAATCGCATATCGCAAAAAGATCGTCGAGAGCTTAAAAAATTAG
- a CDS encoding purine-nucleoside phosphorylase — MTFENAAEAAEYIGQKTSLRPRVAIVLGSGLGAFADELDEAVAIPYEEIPHFVRSTVEGHAGRLVIGKCGDVPLVVQQGRFHFYEGYSMEQVMFPVRVFGRMGIGTVVLTNAAGSLKAGMRPGDLMLIADHINMMGVNPLRGPNDERFGPRFPDMTQVYDRELQRAIDEEANAIARERLETGREKALTDFLHRGTYCALSGPTYETPAEIRLFRTLGADAVGMSTVPEAIAARHQGIRVAGISCITNFAAGMTDDVIHHGEVMEVGARVSEVFKELLRQVVKRI, encoded by the coding sequence ATGACATTTGAGAATGCGGCCGAGGCCGCCGAATATATTGGGCAGAAGACCAGCCTCCGGCCGCGGGTCGCTATCGTCCTCGGGAGCGGGCTGGGGGCTTTTGCTGACGAACTCGATGAGGCCGTGGCGATCCCTTACGAGGAAATACCGCATTTTGTCCGATCGACCGTTGAAGGGCACGCCGGCCGATTGGTCATCGGGAAATGTGGAGACGTTCCGCTCGTGGTCCAACAAGGACGGTTTCACTTCTACGAAGGATATTCGATGGAGCAGGTGATGTTCCCGGTGCGGGTTTTCGGTCGGATGGGTATTGGCACAGTTGTCCTTACGAACGCTGCAGGAAGCCTCAAGGCAGGAATGCGGCCGGGCGATCTGATGCTGATCGCGGACCATATAAATATGATGGGCGTGAATCCGCTCCGCGGTCCAAATGATGAAAGATTCGGCCCGCGTTTTCCGGACATGACTCAGGTCTATGACCGCGAGCTTCAGCGAGCCATCGATGAAGAAGCGAACGCAATCGCGAGAGAAAGGCTTGAAACAGGAAGGGAAAAGGCGTTGACTGATTTCCTGCATCGTGGAACTTATTGCGCACTTTCAGGCCCGACCTACGAGACGCCGGCCGAGATTCGGCTGTTCCGTACGCTTGGAGCCGATGCCGTCGGGATGTCAACGGTTCCGGAGGCTATCGCTGCTCGCCATCAGGGCATTCGCGTCGCCGGCATTTCGTGTATCACAAATTTCGCGGCCGGAATGACCGACGATGTCATACATCATGGTGAGGTGATGGAAGTCGGCGCGCGTGTTTCCGAGGTCTTCAAAGAATTGCTACGTCAGGTGGTCAAGCGCATATGA
- a CDS encoding ABC transporter permease, translated as MQDILNWGFLLSGLTAATPLIFAALGGLFSERSGVINIALEGLLLSGAFTAAVVTFQTGNPYLGLLCGIGAGIVTAAVYAIAVLEFEADQVVAGMAINFLMLGLPALISGVIYDSTGSTPQIDKAQKIPVILGGLSSATILAFFTVALAWYAMYKTPFGLRLRAVGENPEAADAAGINVKGLRYLAIIISGVLAATGGAFLSTGQSSLFTRGMSAGRGFIALAALILAKWKPVPVLFACLFFGFTEALTIQIQGASWAKINGDPIPVQFIEMIPYVLTIIVLAGFIGLSRAPKALGQPYRKEK; from the coding sequence ATGCAGGATATCCTAAACTGGGGCTTCTTACTCTCGGGATTAACGGCTGCGACCCCGCTGATCTTCGCGGCATTGGGCGGGCTCTTTTCTGAGCGATCCGGCGTGATAAACATCGCCCTTGAAGGGCTTCTTCTATCGGGTGCCTTTACCGCGGCCGTCGTAACGTTTCAGACCGGCAATCCATATCTCGGCTTGCTCTGCGGCATCGGGGCGGGGATCGTCACTGCGGCGGTCTATGCCATTGCGGTGCTCGAGTTCGAGGCCGATCAGGTCGTCGCCGGGATGGCTATCAACTTTCTGATGCTGGGGCTTCCCGCGTTGATAAGCGGCGTCATCTACGATTCGACCGGGTCGACACCGCAGATCGACAAAGCCCAAAAGATACCCGTGATCCTCGGCGGACTTTCGTCCGCGACGATCCTTGCCTTTTTCACGGTCGCCCTCGCATGGTACGCAATGTACAAGACGCCTTTCGGACTTCGACTTAGGGCGGTTGGCGAGAACCCGGAAGCGGCTGATGCGGCGGGGATCAATGTGAAGGGGCTTCGCTATTTGGCGATCATTATCTCGGGCGTTCTTGCGGCGACCGGCGGAGCATTTCTTTCGACCGGCCAATCTTCACTCTTCACGCGCGGGATGTCCGCCGGACGTGGGTTCATCGCACTTGCCGCATTGATCCTGGCGAAATGGAAGCCGGTGCCGGTTCTCTTCGCATGCTTGTTCTTTGGTTTTACTGAGGCGCTGACCATCCAGATCCAGGGTGCTTCGTGGGCGAAGATCAATGGCGATCCGATACCGGTGCAGTTCATCGAAATGATCCCTTATGTGCTGACGATAATTGTTCTCGCCGGGTTCATTGGTTTGAGCCGAGCTCCGAAGGCCCTCGGGCAGCCGTACAGGAAAGAGAAATAG